TGACCGCCGTGGAGCACAGTGTGGCTGAGCTGCGTTCACTGGTCGGTTCCTACGCCGATTCCGGGATTCGCAACATCCTGGTGCTGCGCGGCGATCCGCCGGGCGATCCGCTCGGCGCCTGGCAGCGTCATCCCGAAGGTGTCGAGTACGCCGAGGAATTGGTGCGCATCGTGCGCGATCTCGGTGACTTCCACGTCGGCGTCGCCTCGTTCCCGCAGGGCCATCACCGCTCGCCCGACCTCGACTCCGACACTGCCTTCCTGACCGCGAAACTGCGTGCGGGCGCGGAGTATTCGATCACGCAGATGTTCTTCGACGTCGAGCACTACCTGCGGTTGCGCGATCGCGTGCTGAAGTTCGACCCGATCGAGGGCGCCAAGCCGATCATTCCCGAGCTGATGCCGATCACCTCGCTGCGCACGGTGGCCAGGGCCGAGGAACTCTGCGGCCGCACGCTGCCCCCCGCGGTGCTGGCGCGCTTGCACCACGCCGCGGGCGATGCCCCCGACGGCAACCCGGCCGCGGTCCGCGAGGCAGGCATCGAGATCGCCACCGAGATGGCCCAGCGGCTCATCGACGAGGGCGCGCCCTGCCTGCACTTCATCACCTTGAATTTCGCCAAGGCGACCACCGAGGTGCTCACCAACCTCGGCTACGGCGTCACCGCCGCGCCGATCAGCGCCTGACCCGCCGCGCCCGCAGGCGCGCGGCGGGCGTCCGCTCACCAGCCGGTGGTGCCGCTCAGCGGGACGTTCACATAGCTCGGTTCCGCCGGATCCAGTTGCAGGTGTTGCGGTTTGAGGCCGGTGCCGTCGAGCATCGGCCGGATCGGCAGCCCCTTCGGATAGTTGCCCGCGAAGACGTCGAGCCGGAGCCGGTGTCCCGGTTGGAGTATCGCGTCGGTGGGCGCGAGGCCGAGGTCGAGTTGCGTGGCCTGGCCGGGCACGACGGTCTGCCGGGCGGCCAGCGACATGACCGGGAACGGATCGGTGTAGGCCCCGTCGGCGGACCGGCGGCTCCTGCCGTCGTCGACGGCGCGCATCGACGCCATCAGTTGTCCGGTGCTCAAGGTGACCGAACGTCCGTCCGGCGCAACGTCGTTCAGCGTCGCGGTCCAGTAGCCGTCGGTGGCGTCGTGCACG
This genomic stretch from Nocardia brasiliensis ATCC 700358 harbors:
- a CDS encoding methylenetetrahydrofolate reductase, with the translated sequence MTFDNARGSSTPGGPPRTQPNVSATPSVVQSLRTHSGTSVPFSVEFNPPRDAPAEARLWRAVRQFERMHPAFVSMTYGAGGSTRDRTVRVTGALAQETTLLPVAHLTAVEHSVAELRSLVGSYADSGIRNILVLRGDPPGDPLGAWQRHPEGVEYAEELVRIVRDLGDFHVGVASFPQGHHRSPDLDSDTAFLTAKLRAGAEYSITQMFFDVEHYLRLRDRVLKFDPIEGAKPIIPELMPITSLRTVARAEELCGRTLPPAVLARLHHAAGDAPDGNPAAVREAGIEIATEMAQRLIDEGAPCLHFITLNFAKATTEVLTNLGYGVTAAPISA